One part of the Pandoraea faecigallinarum genome encodes these proteins:
- the cyoA gene encoding ubiquinol oxidase subunit II: protein MKKHRNPRLFRLLALCSPLLLAGCDMTLLDPKGQIGIENKNLILTATWLMLIVVIPVILMTLWFAWKYRATNKSARYEPNWSHSTAIEVVVWLVPIIIIAILARITWVSTHELDPYKPLESEVKPITVEVVAMNYKWLFIYPEQGIASINELAVPVDVPVNFKITSESIMNSFFIPQLGSQVYSMAGMETKLHLIANHVGSYDGISANYSGGGFSGMRFKTLAMTDGDFQQWVTKVRESKKVLDKQAYASLVPMSENTPVTYYSSVDANMFQSIVHAPMASGMAQQHEGHENHGAMEMKGMDMKLEMKGAGTGAATAPAAAANVQGQSMTMAMDAGAHAMHAGTAAHAHKE, encoded by the coding sequence ATGAAGAAACACAGAAACCCGCGATTGTTTAGGCTCCTCGCCTTGTGCTCGCCGCTGCTTTTGGCCGGCTGCGACATGACGCTGCTCGACCCTAAGGGGCAGATCGGAATCGAGAACAAGAACCTGATCCTCACGGCCACCTGGCTGATGTTGATCGTGGTGATTCCGGTCATCCTGATGACGCTGTGGTTCGCGTGGAAGTATCGCGCAACCAACAAGTCGGCCCGCTACGAGCCGAATTGGTCGCACTCGACGGCCATCGAGGTTGTGGTCTGGCTCGTGCCGATCATCATCATTGCGATCCTCGCGCGCATCACTTGGGTCTCCACCCACGAACTCGATCCGTACAAGCCACTGGAAAGCGAAGTGAAGCCGATTACGGTCGAAGTGGTGGCGATGAACTACAAGTGGTTGTTCATCTACCCGGAACAGGGCATTGCGTCGATCAACGAACTGGCTGTTCCTGTCGATGTCCCGGTGAATTTCAAGATCACCTCGGAATCGATCATGAACTCGTTCTTCATTCCGCAATTGGGTAGTCAGGTCTACTCGATGGCCGGCATGGAAACGAAGCTGCACCTGATCGCCAACCACGTCGGCTCGTACGACGGTATCTCGGCGAACTACAGCGGCGGCGGCTTCTCGGGCATGCGCTTCAAGACGCTGGCGATGACCGACGGCGACTTCCAGCAATGGGTGACGAAGGTGCGCGAGTCGAAGAAGGTGCTCGACAAGCAGGCCTACGCCTCGCTGGTGCCGATGAGCGAGAACACGCCGGTGACGTATTACAGCTCGGTCGACGCGAATATGTTCCAGTCGATCGTGCACGCCCCGATGGCATCGGGCATGGCGCAGCAGCACGAAGGCCATGAGAACCACGGTGCCATGGAAATGAAGGGCATGGACATGAAGTTGGAAATGAAGGGCGCGGGCACCGGCGCCGCGACGGCCCCGGCCGCCGCCGCCAACGTGCAAGGCCAGTCGATGACCATGGCCATGGACGCCGGTGCGCACGCGATGCACGCCGGTACGGCTGCGCACGCGCATAAGGAGTAA
- a CDS encoding LysE family translocator, which yields MVSLHLLTVFIGALVVVYALPGPDMAVVMQMSMTRGARHGLATAAGLALARAAHVTLSACGVAALLRAAPWLFDAVRIVGAIYLAWVAIQIWRSPAFGMEVAPAAKDTAPPLSHAFRRGVLSSVLNPKALLFCSVLLPQFVRPEAGPVWSQVLELGALLLVVGAVFDVSLTYGAARIARWLHMRPVAQKVQRWSFGAALMAFAVRLSLD from the coding sequence ATGGTCTCGCTGCACCTGCTTACCGTGTTCATCGGCGCACTCGTTGTCGTCTACGCATTGCCCGGGCCCGACATGGCGGTGGTGATGCAAATGAGCATGACGCGCGGCGCGCGCCACGGACTGGCGACTGCCGCCGGTCTGGCGCTGGCCCGCGCGGCGCACGTCACGCTCTCGGCTTGCGGGGTGGCGGCGCTGCTGCGCGCCGCACCCTGGCTTTTCGACGCGGTACGGATCGTGGGGGCAATCTACCTTGCGTGGGTGGCGATCCAGATCTGGCGCTCGCCGGCGTTCGGCATGGAGGTGGCACCCGCCGCGAAGGACACTGCGCCGCCGCTCTCCCATGCTTTCCGGCGCGGCGTGCTCTCGAGCGTGCTCAATCCGAAGGCCCTCCTGTTCTGCTCGGTACTGCTGCCGCAGTTCGTGCGTCCCGAAGCCGGGCCGGTGTGGTCGCAGGTCCTCGAACTCGGCGCGCTGCTGCTGGTCGTCGGGGCAGTCTTCGATGTCTCGCTCACCTACGGCGCGGCGCGCATCGCACGCTGGCTGCACATGCGACCGGTTGCACAAAAAGTGCAACGCTGGTCGTTCGGCGCCGCGCTCATGGCATTCGCCGTCCGGCTGTCGCTCGACTGA
- a CDS encoding Lrp/AsnC family transcriptional regulator translates to MNELDAIDRAILAIVQRDGRISNARLAERVSLSETPCARRLKRLEAEGYITGYRAELSHRALGLGVTAFVHVRFAVHDRALSEQFEREVQAIDRIVSCHNISGSADYLLGVVATDLDDYGSFTRDVLRALPGVTAIESMLSLREVKRDTGAPLL, encoded by the coding sequence ATGAACGAACTCGACGCCATCGATCGGGCGATCCTCGCCATCGTCCAGCGCGACGGACGCATCTCCAACGCCCGCCTTGCCGAGCGCGTCTCCCTTTCCGAAACGCCTTGCGCGCGCCGTCTCAAACGTCTTGAAGCCGAGGGATACATCACCGGCTACCGTGCCGAACTCTCGCATCGCGCACTCGGCCTGGGCGTGACGGCGTTCGTTCATGTTCGTTTTGCGGTGCACGACCGTGCGCTGTCCGAACAATTCGAGCGCGAAGTGCAGGCCATCGACCGCATCGTCTCGTGTCACAACATCTCCGGCAGCGCGGATTATCTGCTCGGCGTGGTCGCCACGGATCTGGACGACTACGGCAGCTTTACGCGCGACGTGCTGCGCGCCCTGCCCGGCGTCACGGCCATCGAATCAATGCTTTCCCTGCGCGAAGTCAAACGCGATACCGGCGCGCCCCTGCTGTGA